The following are encoded in a window of Cottoperca gobio chromosome 20, fCotGob3.1, whole genome shotgun sequence genomic DNA:
- the LOC115025241 gene encoding uncharacterized protein LOC115025241, with protein sequence MEEATSTYQQSYGLGPRGPNPPYGVQQTQGPHQPAPGPSGAPRPEEQHHKPFFYIQPSQPYMPMQSMQWPVPVPMPVSYNPYYGYPGLGYGMPVMPHFQPNPYMEPPAFIVPHTNLHLMDYRRMLNPQYYQTMAYHSRRFHYQHNGHTREMTSSEVQTEPLSAVQRTGTTGFSNVEASSGLPVRSSDGSQSVSVKQPLPPAVALQKGDYSLELKDMAPSSATRTPPNSSFVIQTEEVRIECCTTPVGLQLLHSHDTAEVSHNFSQDMGQCSSSLLQGCVLQDEGLCLPADQSEQALQVCPDILLVGTPNSGEMIPALEDSRSQTDPVTVSSDFGSQVAAHGDVQETSSDNDQSTTSNNFHFKVVHLPFNPKYLDELWKMKSTVWSTEETVIPSPDSLIQNGDTDSHDETLSGEAEVPSVDVLMVKEAPTEELVPVFEMPLLAEEDMVPTAEDPGDEMCPMIDVHIAEEYPITKLNHTAKPALVPNLLLSNSPLKADGNKYRRETNAQDHQDTSFESLPAYLPSTSWLADFDNVDHCSIIPPTPKKQNRCLSSRGLDVPTRRRKLDLHYKEQATVRKPRERYKPKGKVDRRSLSDHECCLNSNFNDNAFTSHAPKRERLCSRCVSKSRICTSDSPALDGHTFKRKAAFFQQWNDVLLPTCEACKPKANNRLMTKGSGLDVCGPRHGHDTEGESSENCSCLFGSKWRSADRPRKLNDLKRPLASKQNVEKCPAAMNPKLREKNCVCNEPQLQSVAWERLRHCPHGNAIHEMDENCAVPVSLQDKWTVMDQIYLTHRLQNEKSWKAVTPYPDSDYCRNDARSPHFNKHKKSQPQSQGTCRKDTRC encoded by the exons ATGGAAGAAGCCACATCTACCTACCAACAATCTTACGGTCTGGGTCCTCGGGGTCCAAACCCACCATATGGCGTTCAGCAGACCCAGGGACCCCATCAGCCGGCTCCAGGGCCTTCAGGAGCTCCACGTCCTGAGGAGCAGCACCACAAGCCTTTCTTCTACATACAGCCCtcgcagccatacatgcccatgCAGAGTATGCAGTGGCCTGTACCAGTGCCCATGCCTGTGTCCTACAACCCATACTACGGCTACCCTGGTTTAG GTTATGGTATGCCAGTGATGCCCCATTTTCAGCCAAATCCGTACATGGAGCCACCTGCCTTTATTGTACCCCATACCAACCTCCATTTGATGGACTACCGGCGCATGCTCAACCCTCAGTATTACCAGACCATGGCCTACCACTCCCGTAGGTTCCACTACCAGCACAACGGCCACACCAGAGAAATGACCAGCTCTGAGGTTCAAACTGAGCCACTGTCTGCAGTCCAGAGGACCGGCACAACAGGTTTCAGTAACGTTGAGGCCTCCAGTGGCCTCCCAGTCCGCAGCAGCGACGGCAGCCAGAGTGTCTCCGTCAAGCAGCCTCTTCCACCAGCCGTGGCTCTGCAGAAGGGGGATTATTCTCTGGAGCTAAAGGACATGGCACCCTCTTCCGCCACAAGGACTCCACCAAATAGCAGCTTTGTGATTCAgacagaggaggtgaggatTGAATGCTGCACCACGCCGGTGGGATTACAACTTCTGCACTCTCATGACACTGCAGAAGTATCGCACAACTTTTCCCAAGACATGGGCCAGTGTAGCAGCTCCCTCCTCCAGggctgtgtgctgcaggacgaggGACTGTGCCTTCCCGCAGACCAGTCAGAGCAGGCACTCCAAGTTTGTCCTGACATCCTATTAGTTGGGACACCCAACAGCGGTGAGATGATCCCTGCTCTGGAGGACTCCAGGAGCCAGACAGACCCTGTGACTGTCTCCTCTGACTTTGGTTCCCAAGTAGCGGCTCATGGCGATGTTCAAGAGACGAGTAGTGACAACGATCAGAGTACGACGTCCAACAATTTCCACTTCAAAGTCGTTCACCTGCCCTTCAACCCCAAGTACCTGGATGAGCTTTGGAAGATGAAATCCACTGTCTGGTCAACGGAGGAAACTGTGATTCCCTCACCTGACTCGCTCATCCAAAATGGCGACACAGATTCTCATGATGAAACGCTGTCTGGTGAAGCTGAAGTGCCTTCAGTGGATGTGCTGATGGTGAAGGAGGCTCCTACAGAAGAGCTTGTCCCAGTGTTTGAGATGCCTCTTCTGGCAGAGGAGGACATGGTCCCCACTGCGGAGGATCCCGGGGATGAGATGTGCCCGATGATCGATGTTCATATTGCAGAGGAATATCCTATCACCAAGTTGAACCACACAGCAAAGCCGGCTCTTGTACCTAACTTGCTGTTGAGTAATTCCCCTCTTAAGGCAGATGGAAACAAATATAGACGAGAAACGAATGCCCAGGATCACCAGGATACTTCGTTCGAATCGTTACCTGCCTACCTCCCCTCAACCAGCTGGCTGGCAGACTTTGATAATGTCGACCATTGTAGTATAATTCCACCAACTCCCAAGAAGCAGAACAGATGTCTGAGCAGCCGTGGGTTAGACGTGCctaccagaagaagaaaactagACTTGCACTACAAAGAACAGGCTACTGTTCGCAAGCCCAGAGAGCGGTACAAACCCAAAGGGAAGGTGGATCGGAGAAGCCTCTCGGACCATGAATGCTGTCTTAACAGCAATTTCAATGACAATGCATTTACTTCTCATGCGCCCAAGAGGGAGAGACTTTGCTCCAGATGTGTGTCAAAGAGCAGGATCTGCACGTCCGATAGTCCAGCGCTCGATGGTCACACCTTCAAAAGGAAAGCTGCTTTTTTCCAACAGTGGAACGACGTACTCCTTCCAACATGTGAAGCCTGTAAACCTAAAGCCAACAACCGACTGATGACAAAAGGTTCTGGTTTGGATGTTTGTGGCCCTCGTCATGGACACGACACTGAGGGGGAATCTTCTGAGAACTGCTCATGTCTCTTCGGCTCAAAATGGAGGTCGGCTGATCGTCCCAGGAAGCTCAACGATCTCAAGAGGCCACTGGCCTCCAAGCAAAACGTGGAGAAATGTCCTGCAGCGATGAacccaaagctgagggaaaagAACTGTGTGTGCAATGAGCCGCAGCTTCAGTCTGTTGCTTGGGAGAGGCTTCGCCACTGTCCCCACGGCAACGCCATCCATGAAATGGATGAGAACTGCGCCGTGCCGGTTTCCCTCCAGGACAAGTGGACGGTAATGGATCAGATTTACCTGACACACAGGTTGCAAAATG AGAAGTCATGGAAAGCGGTGACGCCATACCCCGACAGTGACTACTGCAGGAATGACGCCAGATCACCAcattttaacaaacacaagaagTCACAACCACAATCACAAG GAACTTGTAGAAAAGACACGAGATGCTGA